Proteins encoded by one window of Nicotiana tabacum cultivar K326 chromosome 10, ASM71507v2, whole genome shotgun sequence:
- the LOC107782214 gene encoding uncharacterized protein LOC107782214, with translation MDDDMVDIEARPWLDVVEGRRSWNTATTVAAAGRKRSSRGDAGSHGTGSSGMTTIVVWSEERRREAAACVFFPLCTIFPLAYAVVDSENDASWKWFFEQFKEAYGERPSMCVVSDRHESILNAISVVYPGMTHYSCMWHIWTNIRSKFKKGHLQLHELYFATARSYTLDEFNERMLKIEEVDLRVKSYLYDIGYHRWSRVHATVNRTFTMTSNIAESLNVVTKDARELPIFDIFEYMRTLLECWTKEKLSKAKGTFTYLGHKYNKEMEDNSTLSQKLRVRDSTDHIHTVLDGVKRYIVCLENKKCSCGQFQLDELPCAHALAALRHRNETYENYCSPYYTRKSLLLTYEMPVNPLPDEGK, from the exons ATGGACGACGACATGGTTGACatcgaagctcgtccatggctggacgtagtAGAAGGCAGAAGAAGCTGGAACACAGCAACGACAGTGGCAGCAGCTGGAAGAAAACGAAGCAGCAGAGGCGACGCGGGCAGCCATGGCACAGGCAGCAGTGGCATGACGACGATAGTCGTTTGGAGCGAAGAACGAAGAAGAGAAGCCGCTGCGTGTGTGTTTTTTCcgttgt gtacTATTTTTCCCTTGGCATATGCTGTGGTTGATTCTGAAAACGACGCGTCTTGGAAgtggttctttgagcaattcaaggaGGCATATGGTGAAAGACCTTCAATGTGTGTTGTTTCAGATAGGCATGAGAGTATACTGAATGCAATATCAGTTGTCTATCCGGGCATGACACACTACTCTTGTATGTGGCATATATGGACAAATATAAGGTCAAAATTCAAGAAGGGACATCTACAATTACATGAATTGTACTTTGCTACAGCACGGTCATACACTctggatgaatttaatgaaaggatgTTGAAGATTGAAGAGGTAGACTTGCGTGTAAAGTCTTACCTATATGATATTGGCTATCATAGATGGTCAAGAGTACATGCAACGGTGAATAGAACTTTTACTATGACGTCAAACATTGCCGAGTCGTTGAATGTTGTAACAAAAGATGCAAGAGAGCTGCCaatatttgatatatttgagtatATGAGGACTCTTCTTGAATGTTGGACAAAAGAAAAGTTATCGAAGGCAAAGGGTACTTTTACATACCTTGGTCACAAATACAACAAAGAAATGGAAGACAACAGTACATTATCTCAGAAACTAAGG GTGAGGGATTCAACAGATCATATACATACTGTGTTAGATGGTGTGAAGCGGTACATTGTGTGTCTAGAAAACAAGAAATGTAGCTGTGGACAATTCCAACTTGATGAACTTCCATGTGCGCATGCTTTGGCAGCATTAAGGCATAGGAATGAAACATACGAAAACTATTGCTCTCCGTATTACACAAGGAAGAGCCTTCTGCTTACCTATGAAATGCCAGTAAATCCTCTTCCTGATGAAGGCAAATAG